Genomic DNA from Catellatospora sp. TT07R-123:
GTCGCCTCCACGGGCGGCGGATGTACTGGGCACGTCGTGTTCGCTGACCTGTGAAGGAGAACCCGTGTCCACCCCCGTGAGCCAGGCCGACGTCGAGGTGCTCGTCGTCGGCTGCGGTCCTGTCGGCGCGCTCACCGCGAACCTGCTGGGCAGGCGCGGCGTCACCACCCTGGTGGTGGAGAGCAGCCTCGAACCGCACGGCCAGCCCCGCGCCTTCTCCTGTGACGACGAGGCGCTGCGGATCTACCAGCAGGCGGGCCTGCTGGCCGAGGTGCGCGACGGGATGCGCAGCGCCGGGCTGGTCGACTACACCGACGGCGCCGGCCGGCCGTTCGCGCAGATCACGCTGTCCGACGTGGACTTCGGTCTGGGCTACCCGCCGCTGCAGTTCTTCGACCAGCCCCGGCTGGAGCAGGCGCTACGGGCCGGGCTGGGCCGGTTCCCGCACGTGGAACTGCGGCTCGGGGTGGCGCTGGAGGCCCTGCACGCCGACGCCGACGGTGTGACCGCGCGGCTGCGTGACCTGACCGGCGGCCGCACCCGGCAGGTGCGGGCCAGGTATGTGCTCGGCTGCGACGGAGCGCGCAGCACCACCCGGGCTCTGGCCGGTATCGAGCTGCGCGGCTCGAAGTATGAGGAGCCGTGGCTGGCCGTGTCCGGCGACCTGCCGCCGGACGCGGTGCGGCTGGACCGGACGCGGTTCGTGTGTGACTGGCGGCGGCCGGCGTTCGTGTCGCCCGCGGCCGACGGCGGCTACCGGCTGGAGTTCATGCTGCGTGCCGGCGAGACCGCCGCGCAGGTGGAGCAGCCTGCGGCGGTCGCCGAACTGGTGGCGCCGTATGTCGACCCGCAGCGGTTCCAGGTGCGCCGGGCCGCGGTCTACACGTTCAACCACCTGGTCGCCGAGCGGTGGCGGGCCGGGCGGGTCTTCCTGCTCGGTGACGCCGCGCACCAGATGCCGCCGTTCATGGGGCAGGGTCTGTGCAGCGGGCTGCGGGACGCGGTCAACCTGGTGTGGAAGCTGGACCTGGTTTTGGGCGGGCGGGCCGGTGAGCCGCTGCTCGACACGTACGAGCAGGAGCGGCGCCCGCACACCGAGGAGATGGCCCGGATCACCGTGCAGGTGGGGCGGATCTTCCTGGCCCGCAGCCGGGCCGGGGCGAAACTGCGCGACGTGGTGCTGCGCGGGGTGCAGCTCGTGCCGCGGGTGCGCCGTTTCGTGCGACGGTTCGAGTTCAAGCCGCTGCCGGTGCACCGCCGCGGCTGGCACGTCGGCGGCCGTCCGGCAGGGACGATGTTCCCGCAGCCGCAGGTGGCCGTGGCAGGCGGCGTGGGTACGGTGCCGCTGGACGAGGTGCTCGGGGACGGGTTCGCGGTCGTCGGGCCCGCGGTGGGTCCGGCCGTGGCTGCCGACCCGGGCTGGCGCGGCCTGCCGGTGCGGTTCGTGCGGGTGTGCGCGGCGGGGAGCGCACCGGGTGTGTTCGACGGCGACTACCGCGAGGTGGCCGACGTGGACGGGCGGCTGGCGCAGTGGTTCGCCCGGCATGGTGCCGGGCTGGCTGTGCTGCGCCCGGACCGGTTCGTGTACGCCGTCGCCGCGGAAGGGGCGCCTTCGGAGCCGCTGAGCCGGACCCTGGCCGCCGCGCTGGCCGCCGACGGCCGCGGCGAGGCGGTGCGGCCGGTGGTTCGGGGCTGACCACGGCCAGGGTCGGGCTATGCGGATGTCGATGTCGAGGGCCGATACGCGATGCCTGATCCCGCCGGAGGCGCCGCCTGTCGCCGGTCGGGATGGGTCAGGCTGCTGCCGGGCCGTGGTAGTCCGGCAGGACGATCTTGTCGGCCGGTGGTGACAGGACGCGTTGGGCGAGGCGCTGCAGGGTCGGTTTCGCGGCGGTGGCCAGCAGCGTGTTGAGCACCCCGATGCCCAGGCGGCTGCGGGGGTGGGCGATGCGTGGGGTGAACGGCGGCAGGTGCTGGGCCTGGGCCACGTACGGGCGCATGACCCGCTCATAGGCCAGCAGCGCGTCGCGGTGCCCGGTGCGGGTGGCGAGTTCGCCGGCCAGCACGTACGCCCCGACCAGGGCCAGGCTGGTGCCCATGCCGCTGATGGGTGAGGCGCAGTATCCCGCGTCGCCGAGCAGGGCGACCCGCCCCCTGCTCCAGCGCGGCGCGTGCACCTGCCCGACGAGTTCGCAGTAGAACTCCTCGGCGCCGTCGAGTGCGCGCAGCACCCGCGGTGCCTCCCAGCCGACGCCGGCGAAGACGCGGCGCAGCAGCGCCTTCTGCTCACCAGGGGGCAGCCGCTCGTAGCCGCGGGGCGGGCACAGGAACGACATCAGGGCCCGGGTCGAGCCGAGGTTGTCCGGGCGCAACGCGACGACCCGGCCGCCGGGTGCGTTGTGCCAGCGCGCCCACGAGCCGTCGGAGGCGGCGCGGGGGATGGTCAGATACGACGTGTACAGGCCGAGCGGCACCACCCGCGCCTCAGCGCCGAACACCAGCCCGCGGGTGGTGGAGCCGATACCGTCGGCCGCTACGACCAGGTCGAAGGACTGCGCGGGCCCGCGCGCGAACGAGACCCAGACGTCGTCCTCGCGATCGTCGACGGCGGTGATGCGGTCGCCGAAGACGTACTCGGTGTGCTGGCGGGTGCGGCCGTACAGCAGCCGGGCCAGCTCGCCGCGCAGGATCTCCAGTTCGGCGACGAAGCCCTCCCCGCCGAACGCCGCCGCCGCGAACGCCGCTTTGACGCGGTCGCGCGCGTCGACGAAAGCAACCCCGTCTTCGCCGGTGGAGGCGGCCCGCACCGCCTCCTCGATGCCCATCCGCCGGGCGACGGTGCGTCCCGCCCCGCGTAGGTCGACGGTCTGACCGCCCGGGCGGATACCGTCATGGCGCTCCACGACGACCGAGCTCATCCCGTACTCGTGCAGCCAGTAGGCCAGCGCGGGACCGGCGATGCTCGCACCAGAGATCAGAACCCGGCGGCCGGCCATCGGTGTCCCCCTCCGTCACCCCTACCCTGCAGTGTCGCGGACCGGGTGCAGCCGATCCAGTGACGCGGCCGTCTCACTCGGTCATCTGGCCTGATGAACGGCGCCGGCAAGACCTGGCGGTAGATGACGTACGTGATCGCGGGCGGCCCCGACGCGGGGACTGCCACTACCGGGTGAACCCTGATCGGACCGCCGACCACGTCAGCCTCGGCCACACCCGCCTCATGTAGAGAGGTTTTCCTGACCGACCATAGGTCCCTTTAAGATCGCGCTAGGCCCATGGATCGTCGACGAAACAAATGCCGTCAACAACGTCCGATCTAGTTTCGTCGGCCCTTCTTCCGGCAAGATCGCCTTCGGCCCACTGGATGCTCTGAGGCCTCCGGCCTGTTCCCGCTCGACAGAATTCCAATAGCGCATTCTCTACTTCGCTGACCTGAATAGTGCTGCGAGGCGAATGGAACGTCGGAAAGCCTGGATCGGCAACCACTCGAGGGTCAAAGCTGGGCGGCACAGGATTCTCAGAGACCCAAATATCGCCATATCCATCAGAATCGCGGAGAGGTTCTCCCTCGGCAAACCAGATGAGAGCGCCAAACTGCGTCGACCTGTTGACCGAAACACGCAAGAAGCTGGTTGGACGACGCGCAATCTCATCGCCTTCATTTTCGTAACGCGTTTCTGCGAAGCAAAACCAGGCGTCCTCGCCAGGAGACACCCAAGGGCTCGCTGAATCTTCGAACGCGAGATTAGCCATGACTCGCGAGACCAGGTCAAGCATTTCATGCCTGGTCTCGCCATGGTGCCATTTACCACGAGAGGCACCGCCGTCACGGAAAAAGACGTTCAGAATCAAGATGGGCCTCCTCAGGCTATGGTTGCGATCCTATACCGTCATAGGTCGTCTTGCTCATCCCGCCCGAGGCATTAGGGTAGTGCACCGTCATCGACCATCCCGCCGGGAGGATCCGGGGTATGGCTACGCTGCAAGAGTACGGACCTTCACAAGGTCCGCCGACTTTTGTGATTACGACATCTGCGGAGGTCTGCCCGCTTTTATTGTTGCGCAGCAAGTAGGCGAACTGCGTATCTGGATGCTCTGCCGCTACGAAAGGATACTTTCCATCGTGCGGCCCCTTTACTCCAATGCCTTCCAGGTAGGCCGCAACCTGCCGGGCCAGCGGACTACCACCGCTCGCCAGTGGACTACCGAGTCTATTCACTGTTCCGTCGGCGTTAATTCGTACGGCTTGACCAACGGTTTGATTGTTGACGGCTTGCGTTTGGAGATCGTCTGCCACAGATTTTAGGCAGTTGTGTACCAAGACAGGCGTACTGCCAGCAATGACATAGTACGTGTGGAAAGCGTCGACTGTGAGGTCGCGCATCTCTTTGGCGCCGGTGTAGCTATGGACCTTGACGACAACGAGAGTGTTGCCCTCAGGACTGACCAGCACAGACTCGTGAGGAACCAGGTCTGCCGCGTCTTTCCATGTCTCGGTCGCGGCGTCCCAGAACGGGTGGTGACTCGTGGTGTGAAGGACCGTCGTAGGCCCTCGGGTGCTTCTGCCTTCGCTTCCATCGACATCGCTGTGCTCGCCAACGGGCTGAGCTGCCGTGGAGACGGTGACGTCAGTCAGGTCGGTGTCGAGATTGCGGTGTAGATCGGTAACCGGCTGTGACGTTGTGTGACCGGTTTCCGGATCTGTCGCGATCACGCGATCGCCGACGGCTACATCCTTGATGGCCTTGTGCGCACCATCTGCCATCAGTACCTCGGTGGATGGGTCGAAGCTGTGCTTGCAGCCGAACCCACCTGCCGCGCCGAATCCGGCGGCCAGGGCGATGCCGAGCGGGTCGATGCGGCCTGTCAGCACGAACTGGGAGCCAGCATCGCCCAGCGCACCGCCCAGTGCCCCAGTCGCCATGCGTGTGAGCAGACCACCGCCGGCCCTGGACAGCAGGCCCGATGCGATCTTGCCTCCGAGCCCGCCGGTCGCCATGCTGAGCAGACCGGTCGCGCCGCCATAAAGCATCGAGACGCCAGCGTCCTGCCACGAGTGGATGTTGCCCTTGGCCGCATCCGTGGCGACGTTGAGGGCGGCCGAGGTGCCGATCATGCAGACCGCGGCGAGCGCGCCGGCAGAGATGGCTCCGCAGGCGATGCCGGCGGCCAGACCGAGGACGAACGTTGCTGGCTCGACGTATGAGCAGATGACGCTCGCATCGCACTTGGCTTTGCTGATGCGTTCGTCCTGTGCCTGTTGTTCTTGGGCGGCGTTCCATATGGCGTCGTCGATGACGAGGCTGAGTAGGAAGAGGCGGTCGCCTTCGTAGGTGTAGCCGCCGCCGTAGTTGGTGATGAGCTTGTCGACCTGCGCGCCGATTCCGGCGATGGTGAGGGTGCCGAGGTCCTTCTTGTTGCCGATCTTGACGTCGTTTACGTAGACGTTGCCGTTGGCGTCGGTGGCGACGGTGGTGCAGTTGGCGTAGGTCCAGTCGGAGTTGCTGTGTGGGCAGCTCTTGGGGTTGGAGCCGCTGCCCACGCCGGTGCGGCTGTTGAAGCCGCTGCCGCCGTAGGTCTGCGCGAACGGGCATTCGCTGTGTGTGGCGGCGACGCCAGGGCGCTGGCAGAACGGCATCGAGTTAATGATCGCGGTCTGCTTGTCCGTGAGCATCTTGTCGATGGCTTTTTCTCGCTGTATGCGGGCGTTGTTCAGTTCTGCTCGGCCTGGGGAGTCCCAGTCACCGGTGTCGTTGAAGACGGCGTCGCTGAACTCGGTGATGTAGTGGCCGGTGGGGTCGGTGATGGTCAGCGGGTTGGCGTTGGCGTAGCCGTAGCGGTTGGCGTTGATCGAGTTGGGGACGGGGCTGTTGGCGACGGTGTCGCCGGTGTCGAACTGTCCGGTGTCGGTGTTGTACCAGCGGGCGTGCATGTTGACGCGGCCGGTGGAGGTTTCGGTCCATTCGGATTGGTAGCCGAGGCCGCCGGTCATCGCCGTGGTGGCCAGTGTCTTGCCGAGCGGGTCGTAGGCCGTCGATCCGGCCAGGGCGGTCCCGGTCGGGGTGAACTGCGCGACCACGTCGGTGTGCAGGTCGGTCCACGCGAGCCGTTTGTCGGTGCCGGTTTTTTCGCCGATGACGCCGCCCGCCGGGCCGCGGGTGTAGAGGGTGGTTCCGTCGGAGGCGAGGGTGTTTCCGGTTCCGGTGTAGGTGAACCCGGTCTTGATGAGGCGTCCGAGTCCGTCGTAGTCGTACTGCTCGAACGCGGTGGCGCTGGTGTACTGCTTGGCGACCTGGCCGTAGGCATCGGCGAGGGTGTCGAGCGCGACGGTGCCGGTGCTCTTTTGTCGCAGGGTGCCGCGTGCGGTGTAGGTGTAGCT
This window encodes:
- a CDS encoding bifunctional 3-(3-hydroxy-phenyl)propionate/3-hydroxycinnamic acid hydroxylase — its product is MSTPVSQADVEVLVVGCGPVGALTANLLGRRGVTTLVVESSLEPHGQPRAFSCDDEALRIYQQAGLLAEVRDGMRSAGLVDYTDGAGRPFAQITLSDVDFGLGYPPLQFFDQPRLEQALRAGLGRFPHVELRLGVALEALHADADGVTARLRDLTGGRTRQVRARYVLGCDGARSTTRALAGIELRGSKYEEPWLAVSGDLPPDAVRLDRTRFVCDWRRPAFVSPAADGGYRLEFMLRAGETAAQVEQPAAVAELVAPYVDPQRFQVRRAAVYTFNHLVAERWRAGRVFLLGDAAHQMPPFMGQGLCSGLRDAVNLVWKLDLVLGGRAGEPLLDTYEQERRPHTEEMARITVQVGRIFLARSRAGAKLRDVVLRGVQLVPRVRRFVRRFEFKPLPVHRRGWHVGGRPAGTMFPQPQVAVAGGVGTVPLDEVLGDGFAVVGPAVGPAVAADPGWRGLPVRFVRVCAAGSAPGVFDGDYREVADVDGRLAQWFARHGAGLAVLRPDRFVYAVAAEGAPSEPLSRTLAAALAADGRGEAVRPVVRG
- a CDS encoding FAD-dependent monooxygenase, with translation MAGRRVLISGASIAGPALAYWLHEYGMSSVVVERHDGIRPGGQTVDLRGAGRTVARRMGIEEAVRAASTGEDGVAFVDARDRVKAAFAAAAFGGEGFVAELEILRGELARLLYGRTRQHTEYVFGDRITAVDDREDDVWVSFARGPAQSFDLVVAADGIGSTTRGLVFGAEARVVPLGLYTSYLTIPRAASDGSWARWHNAPGGRVVALRPDNLGSTRALMSFLCPPRGYERLPPGEQKALLRRVFAGVGWEAPRVLRALDGAEEFYCELVGQVHAPRWSRGRVALLGDAGYCASPISGMGTSLALVGAYVLAGELATRTGHRDALLAYERVMRPYVAQAQHLPPFTPRIAHPRSRLGIGVLNTLLATAAKPTLQRLAQRVLSPPADKIVLPDYHGPAAA
- a CDS encoding Imm1 family immunity protein, producing MILNVFFRDGGASRGKWHHGETRHEMLDLVSRVMANLAFEDSASPWVSPGEDAWFCFAETRYENEGDEIARRPTSFLRVSVNRSTQFGALIWFAEGEPLRDSDGYGDIWVSENPVPPSFDPRVVADPGFPTFHSPRSTIQVSEVENALLEFCRAGTGRRPQSIQWAEGDLAGRRADETRSDVVDGICFVDDPWA